The proteins below are encoded in one region of Drosophila santomea strain STO CAGO 1482 chromosome 3R, Prin_Dsan_1.1, whole genome shotgun sequence:
- the LOC120452188 gene encoding metallothionein-3, translated as MVCKGCGTNCKCQDTKCGDNCACNQDCKCVCKNGPKDQCCKTK; from the exons ATGGTTTGCAAAGGCTGCGGAACTA ACTGCAAGTGCCAGGACACCAAGTGCGGCGACAATTGTGCCTGCAATCAGGACTGCAAGTGCGTGTGTAAAAACGGGCCCAAGGATCAGTGCTGCAAGACCAAGTAG